In Pelosinus sp. UFO1, one genomic interval encodes:
- a CDS encoding DUF47 domain-containing protein: MFGLKPKEDEFFKLFVESSVVLREGAYVLQSVMNDYTQLDVKMQQISDLEHKADDINDTIIDKLNQTFITPLDREDIYSLATMLDDVVDFLQGTMQRMVLYKAGKPPEGSVQLIKVLVDCTEEMVSVFNLLKNIKGNQEKILSHTHKIADLETQGDNIYRREVALLFETCSDPIEVIKWKEILEHMEDALDHCEDIADLLRGVVMKYA; this comes from the coding sequence ATGTTTGGCTTAAAACCAAAAGAAGACGAATTTTTTAAATTATTTGTAGAAAGTAGTGTGGTATTACGAGAAGGGGCTTATGTACTGCAAAGTGTTATGAATGATTACACACAGCTGGACGTAAAAATGCAACAAATTTCTGATCTAGAGCATAAAGCGGATGATATTAATGATACAATCATTGATAAATTAAATCAGACCTTTATTACGCCACTTGATCGCGAGGATATTTATTCCTTAGCAACGATGTTAGATGACGTAGTGGATTTTCTACAAGGCACAATGCAACGTATGGTGTTGTATAAGGCTGGTAAGCCGCCGGAAGGTTCTGTTCAATTGATTAAAGTCTTAGTGGACTGTACAGAAGAAATGGTATCAGTATTTAATTTGCTAAAGAATATTAAAGGTAACCAAGAAAAAATACTCAGTCACACACATAAGATAGCTGATTTAGAGACGCAAGGGGATAATATTTACCGTCGCGAAGTTGCCTTATTATTTGAAACCTGTTCCGATCCAATTGAAGTTATCAAATGGAAGGAAATATTGGAACATATGGAGGACGCCCTTGATCACTGTGAAGATATTGCAGACTTATTGCGGGGCGTAGTTATGAAATATGCCTGA